The Salmo salar chromosome ssa04, Ssal_v3.1, whole genome shotgun sequence genomic sequence acctgggagagagagagggaggtaggggagagagagagggaggtaggggagagagagagggaggtaggggagagagagagaaaaaccttTTAGTTCAGAAACCATTTTAATAGGGATGTttgttcaatgttttttttttattccagtCCTTCTCACTCCCCTCTCACCTCTGAGGACTCTGCTGACTGACGATGGCATTGGCCGTCTCTCTCAGGTAAACCTCCCAGTCGGTCTCCGGGATGTCCTGGTCTGCTGAGAACGGGTACCTGGAGAACAGGGGTCAAAGGTTATCAAACGGCAACAAGACTTACCCGTCGCAGCATCTCACACAGCGACAAGACTTACTGTTGCACTCTGCACGCCTCACACATCAGCAGTGCTTTGCGGAGGTTGCGTCCAGACTTCTCCGAGATCCGTTTGGACAACTCAGTGGGGAGAAGCAGACCCTCCTTCCTACACACTGTAGACAGAACATTacacacctgagagagagagaaagaggagagagagagagagagaaagaaagagagagagagagagaaagaaagagagaaagagagaaagaaagagagagagagagagaaagaaagagagaaagagagaaagagagagagagggaaagagagagggaaagagagagggaaagagagagggaaagagagagggaaagagagagggaaagagagagggaaagagagagggaaagagagagggaaagagagagggaaagagagagggaaagagagagggaaagagagagggaaagagagagggaaagagagagggaaagagagagggcgagagagggaaagagagggaaagagaggagagagaagagagaaagagaagagagaaagagagagagagaagagagaaagagagagagagaagagagaaagagaggagagagaagagagaaagagagagagagaagagagaaagagagagaagagagagagagaaagaaagagagaaagagagaagagagaagagaggagagagaaaagagatgaCAGAAGGTGAGAATTCAAAGAGTCACATTTGATGGTAGTTGAAATAATCTACCTTGCACTCACTAAACAtccttccctctccatcccaTAACGCCCTACCTCCTCTGTACTGGGCAGGGGCACCCTGATGGCCAGACACCTGCTCCTGATTGGTCCAATGACTTTGGAGGTGGAGTTACAGCAGAGGATGATCCGGCAGGTGGACATGTACTTCTCCATGGTACGACGCAATGCATGCTGGGCATCCTTAGTGAGGCGGTCCACCTCTGTCAACAGGACCActaggtgtgagagagagtgtgagagagaggttgttttaTTAAAATGGTGTCAGAACGTGAACATCCTAACAGAACAGTACGCagcgcgtgtgtttgtgtgtgcgtgtgagtgtctgACCTTTGAACTCCCTCTGGGTGCTGGTCTGGATCTGTTGAGCCTGGGCCATAGTCTTGATCAGCTCCTGGATGACCACACGGTCACTGTTACCAGCATCACTGTTAAAATCAGAGAGATGTTCAATAT encodes the following:
- the rfc3 gene encoding replication factor C subunit 3 isoform X2 → MSLWVDKYRPTSLGKLDYHKEQANQLKNLVQCGDFPHLLVYGPSGAGKKTRIMCLLRELYGAGVEKLRIEHQTVTAPSKKKIEINTIASNYHLEVNPSDAGNSDRVVIQELIKTMAQAQQIQTSTQREFKVVLLTEVDRLTKDAQHALRRTMEKYMSTCRIILCCNSTSKVIGPIRSRCLAIRVPLPSTEEVCNVLSTVCRKEGLLLPTELSKRISEKSGRNLRKALLMCEACRVQQYPFSADQDIPETDWEVYLRETANAIVSQQSPQRLLEVRGRLYELLTHCIPPEIIMKVLCLSV